The following are encoded together in the Robertmurraya sp. FSL R5-0851 genome:
- the rlmH gene encoding 23S rRNA (pseudouridine(1915)-N(3))-methyltransferase RlmH, with amino-acid sequence MNISLLTIGKLKEKYLKQGIDEYLKRLTAYAKVEVIELPDEKAPEQLSDIEMEQVKNKEGERLLAKISPDTYVIALAIEGKQRSSEELADMIDKLATYGKSKIAFVIGGSLGLSKDVLNRADEKLSFSKMTFPHQLMRLILLEQVYRAYRINRNEPYHK; translated from the coding sequence GTGAATATCTCATTATTAACAATTGGCAAACTTAAAGAGAAATACTTAAAGCAAGGTATCGATGAGTATTTGAAAAGACTAACGGCATATGCCAAAGTCGAAGTGATTGAGCTTCCAGATGAAAAAGCTCCAGAGCAATTAAGTGACATTGAAATGGAGCAGGTGAAGAATAAAGAGGGAGAACGGCTGTTAGCAAAAATTTCTCCAGACACATACGTCATTGCGCTGGCGATTGAAGGAAAGCAACGATCGTCAGAAGAGCTGGCGGATATGATTGATAAGTTAGCTACATATGGAAAAAGTAAAATTGCCTTTGTAATTGGAGGTTCACTGGGCTTAAGTAAGGATGTACTGAACCGTGCGGATGAAAAGTTATCATTTTCTAAAATGACATTCCCGCATCAATTAATGAGGTTGATTCTGCTTGAGCAGGTGTATCGGGCTTACCGGATTAATAGGAATGAACCTTATCATAAGTAA
- a CDS encoding DUF3231 family protein, which translates to MFFLLGTETSLRNEELGYNLAQDEELKRIILDSKENVHIPIRDELREFLIKEGVPLPKNTPEKPVGDFRDIPEGAKLNDEELANLMSYNLASGVAYAARGLTESIRADVGLLFSKIIMKKTLAGLQVKQYLEQKEWLRIPPYYKS; encoded by the coding sequence ATGTTTTTTTTATTAGGTACGGAAACGTCATTGCGCAACGAGGAACTAGGGTACAATTTAGCTCAGGATGAGGAATTAAAAAGGATCATCTTGGATTCAAAGGAGAACGTACATATTCCCATCAGAGACGAGTTAAGAGAATTCTTAATAAAAGAAGGAGTCCCACTACCAAAAAATACACCAGAAAAACCTGTAGGAGATTTTCGTGATATACCTGAGGGTGCCAAATTAAATGATGAAGAGTTAGCTAACTTAATGTCATATAACTTAGCAAGTGGTGTCGCATACGCTGCAAGAGGCCTTACAGAGTCCATACGAGCAGACGTTGGGTTACTTTTTTCAAAGATTATTATGAAAAAAACACTTGCAGGGTTACAAGTAAAACAGTACTTAGAGCAGAAGGAATGGTTACGCATTCCTCCTTATTACAAATCATAA
- a CDS encoding MBL fold metallo-hydrolase: MSLHFSILASGSTGNAIYVESEGQSFLVDAGLSGKQMEALFQKIDRDISKLSGLFVTHEHSDHIKGVGILARKYNLPVYANAKTWAAMNHLVGEIPVEQKFTFDMETVKSFGGVDIESFGVSHDAAEPMFYVFHQDGKKLVLITDTGYVSDRMKGIIHNADVFVFESNHDVQMLRMGKYPWSIKRRILSDVGHVSNEDAAIAMSEVAGDQTKRIYLAHLSQDNNMKDLAKMAVEQTLQSKGIIIGEQFDLYDTDPKVPTVLTAV; this comes from the coding sequence ATGTCATTGCATTTTAGTATCCTAGCGAGTGGGAGTACAGGGAATGCGATTTATGTAGAATCGGAAGGTCAATCCTTCCTAGTAGACGCAGGACTAAGTGGGAAGCAAATGGAAGCACTTTTTCAAAAAATTGATCGTGATATTAGTAAGTTGTCTGGACTTTTTGTTACCCATGAGCATAGTGATCATATTAAAGGGGTCGGAATATTAGCGAGAAAGTATAATCTTCCTGTTTATGCTAACGCTAAAACATGGGCGGCTATGAACCATTTAGTTGGGGAAATTCCTGTCGAGCAGAAATTTACTTTTGATATGGAAACGGTAAAAAGCTTCGGTGGAGTGGATATTGAATCATTTGGGGTGTCTCATGATGCGGCTGAACCCATGTTTTATGTATTTCATCAGGATGGAAAAAAGCTCGTCTTAATTACAGATACAGGTTATGTTAGCGATCGTATGAAGGGAATCATTCATAACGCAGATGTGTTTGTTTTTGAGAGCAACCATGACGTTCAAATGCTTCGCATGGGAAAGTATCCATGGAGTATTAAGCGCCGAATTTTAAGTGATGTTGGACATGTATCGAATGAGGATGCAGCTATTGCGATGAGTGAAGTAGCTGGTGATCAAACAAAGCGTATTTATCTAGCTCATTTAAGTCAGGATAACAATATGAAGGATCTAGCAAAGATGGCTGTTGAGCAAACACTTCAAAGTAAGGGCATCATCATTGGAGAGCAATTTGATTTATACGATACCGATCCGAAAGTTCCAACTGTGTTAACGGCGGTATAA
- the iadA gene encoding beta-aspartyl-peptidase, translated as MLKLIKNGEVYAPNYLGVRDILIADDKIAFIEEQINNPTSFVPIEVIDASGQLIVPGFIDSHVHIIGGGGEGGFKTRTPEIMLTDITMSGVTTLVGVLGTDGTTRRMESLLAKARALEEEGVTCYIHTGSYQVPVKTLTSRIEDDLILIDKIIGVGEIAISDHRSSQPTFEEIVKIATAARNGGILSGKAGLIEIHVGDGIEKLSLLEEIIEKTEIPARHFHPTHINRNKELFAAGITYAKKGGYVDLTTSTIPQFLEEGEVKCLTGLRLMLENDIPISSITFSSDGQASLPYFDEMGEFKGLKVGKTDSLFREVRDAVLNEKIPLEQAITVITSNPAQVLKLSQKGNIQKGKDADLVILDKETLTIQTVIAKGQLMVTEGSPLVKGTFE; from the coding sequence ATGTTAAAGTTAATAAAAAACGGAGAGGTATATGCACCGAATTATCTTGGAGTAAGGGATATCCTCATTGCTGACGATAAAATTGCTTTTATAGAGGAGCAAATAAACAATCCTACTTCCTTTGTCCCTATCGAAGTGATTGACGCATCTGGTCAACTTATCGTGCCTGGATTTATTGATTCTCATGTTCATATTATTGGTGGTGGTGGAGAAGGTGGATTCAAAACAAGAACCCCAGAAATTATGTTAACAGATATAACGATGTCTGGTGTAACTACCCTTGTTGGTGTACTCGGCACGGATGGTACAACCAGGAGAATGGAAAGCCTTCTAGCAAAGGCTCGAGCACTAGAAGAAGAAGGTGTTACCTGTTATATCCATACCGGCTCTTATCAAGTACCAGTCAAGACATTAACCTCAAGAATTGAAGATGATCTAATTTTAATTGACAAAATTATTGGTGTTGGAGAAATTGCCATTTCTGATCATCGTTCCTCTCAGCCTACGTTTGAAGAAATAGTGAAAATTGCCACAGCAGCTAGAAATGGTGGGATTTTATCAGGGAAGGCTGGACTTATAGAAATCCATGTAGGGGATGGAATTGAAAAACTATCATTGCTAGAAGAGATAATTGAGAAAACAGAAATTCCTGCGAGACATTTCCACCCTACTCATATTAATCGTAATAAAGAATTATTTGCTGCAGGTATTACATATGCAAAAAAGGGTGGGTATGTCGACCTGACGACTAGTACCATTCCTCAATTTTTAGAAGAAGGGGAAGTGAAGTGTTTGACAGGTTTAAGATTAATGCTCGAAAATGACATCCCTATTAGTAGTATTACTTTTTCATCAGATGGGCAGGCAAGTCTTCCTTATTTTGATGAAATGGGTGAATTTAAAGGGCTAAAAGTGGGGAAAACGGATTCGTTATTCCGGGAGGTAAGGGATGCAGTCTTAAATGAGAAAATCCCTCTAGAGCAAGCAATTACAGTGATTACATCAAATCCAGCCCAAGTTCTCAAACTTTCTCAAAAAGGGAATATTCAAAAAGGGAAGGATGCGGACCTTGTAATTTTAGATAAAGAAACATTAACGATTCAAACGGTTATTGCAAAAGGTCAACTAATGGTGACAGAGGGCTCTCCTTTAGTGAAAGGGACATTTGAGTAA
- a CDS encoding GMC family oxidoreductase N-terminal domain-containing protein → MNNLVTGRFRWGPANRDRAPWVRLSPHKQIIWQSAGVGGSTQHYTANSPRAYSVAIDQVWPLSYRELIPYYEKVEATLPVHFAPTTAKEELFYYGAKKEGWQLNSTLNVTRPGYRPQPNAILPLNKNLNNVNVSLEQLSWMEGCTLCGHCINGCPHGPSVDKVAKRSTTVSYIPLALSTGNVTIRPNSFTIKILTDTGHSRELQATGVRIRDTWTGEEEELRAKVVVLAGGSIESPRLWLNSNLPENPWVGKGLTNHYMDWVTGIFNEKDLMSILGEPDIHPFIGHTCGARLDIPGLGSLQTVGMSPGLTASLSYGISQFGWSIYEKEQSQWESYHQIVGSKLKDLMLNYRKTLNVLITTDDEVDHRNGVNLCFFY, encoded by the coding sequence ATGAATAATTTGGTTACAGGTAGATTTCGATGGGGCCCAGCAAATAGAGATCGGGCACCATGGGTACGCCTATCACCACATAAGCAAATTATTTGGCAAAGTGCGGGTGTGGGAGGGTCCACACAGCACTATACAGCTAATTCTCCTCGTGCATATTCAGTAGCTATTGACCAAGTATGGCCCCTTTCCTATCGAGAACTCATTCCTTATTATGAAAAAGTAGAAGCCACATTACCGGTTCACTTTGCACCAACAACGGCAAAGGAAGAATTATTTTATTATGGAGCAAAAAAAGAAGGCTGGCAGCTAAACTCCACACTAAATGTTACAAGGCCTGGCTATCGTCCACAGCCCAACGCGATCTTACCCTTAAATAAGAATCTTAATAATGTAAATGTTTCACTTGAACAATTATCGTGGATGGAAGGGTGTACCCTCTGTGGACATTGTATAAATGGTTGTCCACATGGCCCTTCCGTAGATAAAGTTGCCAAGAGATCAACAACCGTTAGTTACATCCCATTGGCTTTGAGTACTGGTAATGTCACGATTAGGCCCAATTCGTTTACCATAAAAATCTTAACAGATACCGGTCATTCACGAGAGTTACAGGCGACTGGAGTCCGAATTAGGGATACATGGACAGGAGAAGAGGAAGAATTAAGAGCAAAGGTGGTTGTTCTTGCTGGAGGTAGCATAGAGAGCCCGCGACTTTGGTTAAATTCTAATCTTCCTGAAAATCCATGGGTTGGTAAGGGGTTAACGAACCACTATATGGACTGGGTAACGGGAATCTTTAATGAAAAAGACCTTATGTCTATCTTAGGTGAGCCTGATATCCATCCTTTTATTGGACATACATGTGGTGCAAGGCTGGATATACCAGGATTAGGTTCCTTGCAAACGGTCGGTATGAGCCCAGGACTAACAGCTTCTCTTTCCTATGGAATTAGTCAATTTGGATGGAGTATCTATGAAAAGGAACAGTCTCAATGGGAATCTTATCATCAAATTGTTGGAAGCAAATTAAAAGATTTAATGTTGAATTACAGAAAAACGTTGAATGTACTAATCACTACAGACGATGAAGTTGATCATAGAAATGGAGTGAACTTATGTTTTTTTTATTAG
- a CDS encoding FAD-dependent oxidoreductase, whose protein sequence is MSNPDVIVIGAGGGGAVIAKELGEKGLKVLIVEAGPWYGNQKWPSPNLQSGEKESSEKMI, encoded by the coding sequence ATGTCTAATCCAGATGTTATAGTCATTGGTGCAGGAGGTGGTGGAGCAGTAATAGCGAAGGAGCTTGGGGAAAAGGGATTAAAGGTATTAATTGTAGAAGCGGGCCCATGGTACGGAAATCAAAAGTGGCCGAGTCCCAATCTTCAATCTGGGGAAAAAGAAAGTTCCGAAAAAATGATTTAG
- a CDS encoding NAD(P)-dependent oxidoreductase: MSPITLKKVNQIKTLNNIAESGLKVFRKDNFAVDNDCENPDAIIARSFNMHSMDFGSNLKAIARAGAGVNNIPVDKCTEQGIVVFNTPGANANAVKEMVLTTIMASSRNLFAGVSWTKTLEGEGDQVPKLVEAGKKQFVGKEIKGKTLGVIGLGAIGALVANDAIALDMDVIGFDPFISVDTAWNLSRTVQRALTIEELFANADYITVHTPLTDDTKGMFNQATFSIMKPGVHILNFSRGELVNEIDLAVALEEGIVGQYITDFPNENVLKMENTICVPHLGASTAESEENCAIMAGRQIKDFLETGNIKNSVNFPNATLPYSGKQRVAAFHKNIPGMVGKITSALSSYDLNIADMVNRSRGEYAYTMIDIDNNVTSDIIPQLEEKIGLIEGIVTVRFI; encoded by the coding sequence ATGAGCCCAATTACATTAAAAAAAGTGAACCAAATTAAAACATTAAATAATATTGCAGAAAGCGGGTTAAAAGTCTTCCGTAAGGATAACTTTGCAGTCGACAATGACTGTGAAAATCCGGATGCGATCATTGCTCGTAGCTTTAATATGCATTCAATGGATTTCGGTAGTAATTTAAAAGCAATTGCAAGAGCTGGAGCAGGTGTTAATAATATTCCTGTCGACAAATGCACAGAGCAAGGAATTGTTGTTTTTAATACACCTGGAGCAAATGCAAATGCCGTTAAAGAGATGGTTTTAACTACAATAATGGCTTCATCAAGAAATCTTTTTGCTGGTGTGTCATGGACAAAGACCTTAGAAGGTGAAGGGGACCAAGTTCCAAAGCTTGTGGAAGCTGGGAAAAAGCAATTTGTAGGTAAAGAGATTAAGGGTAAAACTTTAGGGGTTATTGGATTAGGTGCCATTGGAGCACTTGTAGCGAACGATGCCATTGCTTTAGACATGGATGTAATTGGATTCGACCCATTCATTTCTGTTGATACTGCTTGGAATTTATCACGTACAGTCCAACGTGCTTTAACCATTGAAGAATTATTTGCAAACGCTGATTATATTACCGTGCACACACCGTTAACGGATGATACAAAAGGAATGTTTAATCAAGCTACATTCAGTATTATGAAACCAGGTGTTCATATTCTAAACTTCTCACGTGGAGAACTAGTGAACGAAATAGATTTGGCAGTTGCACTTGAAGAAGGAATCGTGGGTCAATACATCACAGATTTCCCTAATGAAAATGTACTGAAAATGGAAAACACCATTTGTGTTCCACACCTTGGTGCATCAACAGCAGAATCTGAGGAAAATTGTGCGATTATGGCGGGGCGCCAAATAAAGGACTTTCTTGAGACTGGAAATATTAAAAACTCAGTGAATTTTCCAAACGCTACTCTTCCATATTCAGGTAAACAACGTGTAGCAGCTTTCCACAAAAATATTCCTGGAATGGTTGGAAAGATCACCTCAGCTCTATCAAGCTATGACTTAAACATTGCAGATATGGTGAACAGAAGTAGAGGGGAATATGCCTATACAATGATCGATATTGATAACAATGTAACGAGTGATATTATTCCTCAGTTAGAAGAAAAAATCGGCTTGATTGAAGGTATTGTTACGGTACGTTTTATTTAA
- a CDS encoding S1C family serine protease has translation MGYYDQDYETRYRKQKGNRGGYFLASLVGAILGVFLIVVALPRIGFGVLPYSTDSDVEEGTTNNDAVRTENVSLNVVTDITKAVEKAGDAVVGITNLQTTSFWSESSRQEAGSGSGVIYKKLDGKAYVVTNHHVIEGANSLEVTLSDGTKLEAKLRGSDVWTDLAVLEVDGSKIETIAEFGDSDALKIGEPVIAIGNPLGATFSGSVTQGIVSGLERAIPVDINQDGAIDWQAEVLQTDAAINPGNSGGALINISGQVVGINSMKIAQSSVEGIGLSIPIKSAEPIISDLEEFGEVKRPYMGIQLQSVNEVSAYHQKETLKLPEDVTSGVVIMTVDPNSPAEQAGLEDLDVIVEMDGDPIKDVIDLRKHLYNKKKVGDQLKIKFYRAGKLQETTIKLGGNTL, from the coding sequence GTGGGTTATTATGATCAAGACTACGAAACACGGTACAGAAAACAAAAAGGAAATCGAGGAGGATACTTTTTAGCAAGTCTAGTTGGAGCCATTTTAGGTGTTTTTCTTATTGTGGTTGCTTTGCCTCGAATTGGCTTTGGTGTTCTTCCATATTCAACAGACTCGGATGTAGAAGAAGGCACAACAAACAACGACGCGGTTAGGACAGAAAATGTTAGCCTAAACGTAGTGACAGATATAACAAAGGCAGTAGAAAAAGCTGGAGATGCGGTTGTTGGAATTACAAACCTTCAAACGACAAGTTTTTGGTCAGAATCGAGTAGACAGGAAGCAGGATCAGGATCAGGTGTTATTTATAAAAAATTGGATGGCAAAGCGTACGTTGTAACAAATCATCATGTAATAGAAGGGGCAAACTCGCTTGAGGTCACATTGTCTGATGGAACAAAGCTTGAAGCCAAGCTAAGAGGTAGTGATGTTTGGACCGATTTGGCTGTACTTGAAGTGGATGGAAGCAAAATTGAAACCATTGCTGAGTTTGGGGATTCTGATGCCTTAAAAATTGGTGAACCAGTGATCGCCATTGGAAATCCACTTGGAGCAACGTTTTCAGGCTCTGTTACACAAGGAATTGTATCAGGTTTAGAGCGTGCGATTCCTGTTGATATTAACCAAGACGGAGCGATTGATTGGCAGGCTGAAGTACTCCAAACCGATGCGGCGATTAACCCAGGTAATAGTGGGGGAGCACTAATTAATATTAGTGGGCAAGTGGTTGGTATTAACTCGATGAAGATTGCACAAAGTTCTGTTGAGGGAATTGGTCTCTCCATTCCAATAAAGTCTGCTGAGCCAATCATTAGTGACCTAGAGGAGTTTGGTGAAGTAAAGCGACCTTACATGGGAATTCAACTTCAATCAGTAAATGAAGTATCAGCGTATCATCAGAAAGAAACACTGAAACTTCCGGAAGATGTAACATCTGGAGTGGTAATAATGACAGTGGATCCAAATTCACCTGCAGAACAAGCAGGGTTAGAAGATTTGGATGTGATTGTTGAAATGGACGGTGATCCAATTAAGGATGTTATTGATTTAAGAAAGCATCTATATAATAAAAAGAAAGTCGGAGATCAGCTGAAAATTAAATTCTACCGTGCTGGAAAGCTTCAAGAAACAACGATAAAGCTGGGTGGAAATACGTTATAG
- a CDS encoding phospholipase D-like domain-containing protein, giving the protein MRSVRGTKYTSKTVVTGSFNYTKDSAEDNQEVLLTVSDSELASSMSDTFNEMWDSGDLEEW; this is encoded by the coding sequence ATTCGATCAGTTAGAGGCACTAAATATACCAGTAAAACCGTCGTAACAGGATCCTTTAACTACACAAAAGACTCTGCAGAAGATAACCAGGAAGTCCTCTTAACCGTAAGTGATTCGGAATTAGCTTCATCAATGAGTGATACATTTAATGAAATGTGGGATAGTGGTGATTTGGAGGAGTGGTAG
- a CDS encoding histidine phosphatase family protein: protein MSSEKEVKLYFVRHGETQYNIEKRMQGFCDSPLTERGITQAKSVGMGLDDIEFTAVYTSESQRVIDTAKYAVGHRKLPTKTDPRLKEMNFGVLESLLESEITERYGNILQQLFTLNDLNMAAPEGESYSQLYTRTTSVVKEIIDKHKNEGGNILVFSHGVTIGNYLMQLTKMSDYPHHDNCSVSVIKYSNGEFSVETIADTSFRDRYQ from the coding sequence TTGTCCTCTGAAAAAGAAGTAAAGCTTTATTTTGTACGTCATGGTGAGACTCAATATAATATAGAAAAACGTATGCAAGGGTTTTGTGATTCCCCGCTTACTGAACGCGGAATCACTCAAGCTAAGTCTGTAGGAATGGGACTAGATGATATTGAATTTACTGCGGTGTATACTAGTGAAAGCCAACGGGTCATTGATACAGCCAAGTATGCAGTTGGTCACCGAAAGCTTCCAACTAAGACAGATCCACGCCTGAAAGAAATGAACTTTGGTGTTTTAGAATCACTATTAGAATCAGAAATCACCGAGCGGTATGGAAATATACTCCAACAATTATTTACCCTTAACGACCTAAATATGGCTGCACCAGAAGGAGAAAGCTACTCCCAGCTTTATACACGAACAACCTCAGTCGTTAAAGAAATCATCGACAAGCACAAAAATGAAGGCGGAAATATACTCGTTTTCTCACATGGAGTGACAATCGGCAACTATTTAATGCAATTAACAAAAATGAGTGATTATCCGCACCATGATAATTGCAGTGTTTCTGTAATAAAGTATAGCAACGGTGAATTTAGTGTAGAAACGATTGCAGATACTTCTTTTAGGGACAGGTATCAATAA
- a CDS encoding CxxH/CxxC protein, with protein sequence MIYCCEEHVDLAIDTVVDEFETFPTLMKVEGNELSTTCEYCRNDAIYMVGNK encoded by the coding sequence ATGATTTATTGCTGTGAGGAACACGTAGATCTTGCCATAGATACGGTCGTAGATGAGTTTGAGACATTTCCAACCTTAATGAAAGTTGAGGGAAATGAGTTATCAACAACCTGTGAATATTGTCGAAATGATGCTATATATATGGTAGGGAACAAATGA